The sequence TGGGGTCAGGCATGGCGATTGTGGCGATTTTCTTATCAAAAAGCGTTTTCACCGTGCCCTCTTTTTCTTTAGCAAATACGAGTACCAGTTTGCCTTTGCCCAGTTCCACTACTTCCTCGTACTTGACCCCAAGGCGGGTGATAAATGCTTCGTCCCCAAAAAAAAGGGCTACTTTGTCCGTATGGTCAAGTTGCTGTTTGATCTGCTGCATGTTGCCAAAAATGGGGTTGACGCGCACACCTGATTCTTTCACAAACAGTTCCAAAAGCTCCGTGATAGGACGCTTGTAGCCTGCCCCACCCGCAATCACAAGCTCGCCCGCTACAAGGGTGAAACTCAACAACGCGGCAAGAAAAAGCGCTCTCATTGGGGCACTCCAAAGCCGTATTTTACAAACACGTCTTGGGCTTCTTTGGTGAAGATAAAGTCTGCAAAAGCGAAGGCAGTGTTGTTGTCTTTGGCGTATTTAGTAACCACAAACCCTTGTTTGATGGGCTCATACAACGCCTGGTCCACCTCCATGTACTCTTCAGGTTTTGCGGTATTTTTGATGAGTGAAAACGCCACTAAGCCAACATCTGCCGCACCCGTGTCCACAAACTGCACGCTCTGCCCGATGTTTTCCCCTTGGGCGATTTTACCCTCAACCGCCTTACTAAGGCCAGCATTTTCGATGATTTGCATCGCCGCAACCCCATAAGGCGCAACCCGTGGATTGGCGATAGAAATGTTTTTTACCTCGGATGCACCAAGTACACTTAAGCCTTTGGCCACCAAGGCAGGATTGTGTGAATATAACGCCACCGTGCCAAGCACAAAGGGTTTTGGGTCGCTAATAGCGTCGCCTTGTTTGGCCAACGCTTCTGCGTAGCCCATGTTTGCGGCAAAGAAAAGGTCGTACTTGAACCCGTTGGAAAACTGAGCAAAAGCTTTTCCTGAGGCACTGTAGTACATGTTCACTTCGGCGTTTGGATTGGCTTTTTTAAACAACGCAACCACTTCTTCCATGGCAAGCTTTGTACTTGAGGCGGAAAACACCGTGATTTTCTCTGCAAAGACCGCACTGCAAACGAGCAAAATACCCAGCATTAACTTCTTCATCTTCACTCCTTAGCGTTATGTATTTGAAAATATAACGCTACTTCCCTTAAGTGCTTCTTAGCATCCAATAATGACATCACTGGGGTCAAAGCTCGCCCAGAGCGTGTCGCCTTTTTTGCACAAGGGAAAGCCCTCTTTTATTCCCGTAGCCACAAGGCTTTGCGTGCCACACAGCAAGGTAAGCTCTGCCATGCTTTCACATTCAGAGAGTGCAATCACCGTTCCTTTGAGCACATTATGCGAAGGATGGCAGGTTTTAGGGGAAGCGTGAAGCGTGAGCCACGACGCTTTGATGATGGCGTACATCCTTTGCCCCACACTTAGCCCAAGTTCTGCCACACTCGTTTGGGTGATGTGTGCGTCAAGGGTCGTGTCTGCATCTAGTCTTAGGGTGAGTTTGGTGTTTACATGTAAAGGGGTGATGGCTTCTAAAAGGCCCTCTAGTTGGTTGCGCGCACTGGTGCGAATAGCAGGGCGTGAAAGCAACTGCATCAACCCCCTTGCGTCATCCAAGTGGGGTTCTATGGCATCAAAAAAGCTTTTTTGTGCCCTCTCTAGGGTTTCAAAAAGGGCGATGTAATGGCGCGCTTTGGGTGTCAGAGCCGACCCGCCCCCGCCTTTGCCGCCCGTGCTTTTTTGGGTGAGGGTTTCGCCTGAGAGTGCTTCCATCTCCCTCATGCTGTCCCACGCGGCTTTGTAGCTCATACCCATGGCTTTGGCGGCTTTGGCCAACGAGCCGTGGGTGTCGATGCTTTTGAGAAGTTCGATGCGTCCTTTGCCAAAAAACCCGTGATTATGCTTGTCAATCCAAAAGGCTGCGCCCAGTTGCAATTTTTCCATCATCTCTCCTCGTTATGTAAAAAAAAGTATAATGAAAAAAGCTTTACATGTAAAGAAAAAATGGGGTAAGATGACGTAAAAAAGGAAGCGCATGGCCCACTACAACCTTTTTGCCCCAAAACCCCCTTTAAACAATGAAGAACACGCGACCACCCTCCTCTCTCACTCCAACGCCAAAATCTTCCACATCGTCTCGCCGCCCCACTTTCAAAGTGACCTCTTTTGTCAAAACGAAGACGAATGGGTGAGCTTACTCCAAGGGGAGGCGACCCTTGCGATTGAGGGAGAACTTCACGCCTTAAAAGCGGGCGACACCTTGCTTATCCCCGCCAACACGCCCCATCAGGTGATAGACACGTCTGAAAAACCTTTGGCCATGTGGTTAGCGGTGCATCTTTACATGTAAGGGTGTGTAAAAAGGATTACTCCTTAATTTTGTGTATAATATTTTATATTATGTGAAGGTAACACCATGGTAAAAAGCGGCATCATCGCCAGACAACCCATTCTTTCGCGCAGTGGAAAAGTCTATGGTTATGAACTTTTGTACCGCAATTCCAACACCAACACGGCAGATGTGTTTGATGACAACCAAGCCACTAGCAGTGTGCTTGTGGCAGCTTTGACCACCTTTGGCCTTAATAAACTTATCGGCGACAAAAAAGCTTTCATCAACGTAGGCAAAGACCTTTTGCTCGACCCCATTCTTGAAATCATCCCCAAAGAGCGCTTTGTGCTAGAAATTTTAGAAGACGTAGAGATAGACGAAGCTGCCAAGGAGCGCATCGCTTACCTTCATGCGCTTGGCTACACCATCGCCATTGATGACTTGAATACCCAAGAGGAATTGATTAAAAATTTTGAGCCCATTTTGAGCATGGTGCATATTTTAAAATTTGACATCACGCAAATGACCATCGAAGCCCTCAAAGAAAAAATGGCTTTTTTTAAACACTATAAAGTGCAATTTTTAGCCGAAAAAGTGGAAACCCAAGAGGAATACCACGCCTACAAAGCGCTTGGATTTGACTATTTTCAAGGCTATTTTTTCTCCAAACCCGATATTTTAAAAAAAGAAAAACTCGACCCCTCGCGCGCTCTCATTTTGCGTATCACCACCCTTTTGAACGACGAAAATGTCTCCATCAAGCGCATTGAAGCGGAGTTTTCCAAATCCATCGACCTTACCATTAACCTCTTAAAATACCTCAACTCCGCCTACATCGGCACAAAAAACAACATCACCTCCATCTCCCACGCTATCGCGCTTTTGGGGCGCACGGGGCTTGCAAGGTGGCTAACCTTGTTCCTATACTCTGATGCCAAAAACAACATCTTTGCTGTTCCGCTGCTTGAGAGTTCTTTGTTTAAGGCAAAATTCATGAGCGAGCTTGCCCTCGCCTTGAAACTGGATGCAAAGTTTCAAGAAAAAGCCTACCTTACAGGGATGATTTCCTTGGTAGATACCCTTTTAAACACCACCTTTGAAGAGATTTTTGACGAGATAAGTTTTGAAGAAGACATCAAAACCGCCATCACAGACAAGCAAGGCCGCCTTGGAAAAC is a genomic window of Sulfurospirillum tamanense containing:
- the modA gene encoding molybdate ABC transporter substrate-binding protein translates to MKKLMLGILLVCSAVFAEKITVFSASSTKLAMEEVVALFKKANPNAEVNMYYSASGKAFAQFSNGFKYDLFFAANMGYAEALAKQGDAISDPKPFVLGTVALYSHNPALVAKGLSVLGASEVKNISIANPRVAPYGVAAMQIIENAGLSKAVEGKIAQGENIGQSVQFVDTGAADVGLVAFSLIKNTAKPEEYMEVDQALYEPIKQGFVVTKYAKDNNTAFAFADFIFTKEAQDVFVKYGFGVPQ
- a CDS encoding cupin domain-containing protein, which encodes MAHYNLFAPKPPLNNEEHATTLLSHSNAKIFHIVSPPHFQSDLFCQNEDEWVSLLQGEATLAIEGELHALKAGDTLLIPANTPHQVIDTSEKPLAMWLAVHLYM
- a CDS encoding EAL and HDOD domain-containing protein, giving the protein MVKSGIIARQPILSRSGKVYGYELLYRNSNTNTADVFDDNQATSSVLVAALTTFGLNKLIGDKKAFINVGKDLLLDPILEIIPKERFVLEILEDVEIDEAAKERIAYLHALGYTIAIDDLNTQEELIKNFEPILSMVHILKFDITQMTIEALKEKMAFFKHYKVQFLAEKVETQEEYHAYKALGFDYFQGYFFSKPDILKKEKLDPSRALILRITTLLNDENVSIKRIEAEFSKSIDLTINLLKYLNSAYIGTKNNITSISHAIALLGRTGLARWLTLFLYSDAKNNIFAVPLLESSLFKAKFMSELALALKLDAKFQEKAYLTGMISLVDTLLNTTFEEIFDEISFEEDIKTAITDKQGRLGKLLHISDMASKGDEKIFAIFAKLGITQEKLEDILTTCYAWLEENKSAI
- a CDS encoding TOBE domain-containing protein translates to MEKLQLGAAFWIDKHNHGFFGKGRIELLKSIDTHGSLAKAAKAMGMSYKAAWDSMREMEALSGETLTQKSTGGKGGGGSALTPKARHYIALFETLERAQKSFFDAIEPHLDDARGLMQLLSRPAIRTSARNQLEGLLEAITPLHVNTKLTLRLDADTTLDAHITQTSVAELGLSVGQRMYAIIKASWLTLHASPKTCHPSHNVLKGTVIALSECESMAELTLLCGTQSLVATGIKEGFPLCKKGDTLWASFDPSDVIIGC
- the modA gene encoding molybdate ABC transporter substrate-binding protein produces the protein MRALFLAALLSFTLVAGELVIAGGAGYKRPITELLELFVKESGVRVNPIFGNMQQIKQQLDHTDKVALFFGDEAFITRLGVKYEEVVELGKGKLVLVFAKEKEGTVKTLFDKKIATIAMPDPKRAIYGNAANTFLTPHLDALKEKLVVVQTVPQVSSYLLSGDVDAGFLNETDYLGIAQKVGNRVVIEESLYAPIRIIAVVLEGKQSPETDLFVAFLKSQEARHILTKHGL